From the genome of Streptomyces sp. WZ-12:
GGCACTCATCGCGTAGCCGAGCAGTCGACGTGAGAACAGGTCGATGACGGTGGCCAGGTAGAGCTTGCCCTCACCGGTGGTGATCTCGGTCATGTCACCGCACCACACCTGGTCCGGAGCGTCCGCGGTGAAGTCCCGGCGCACGAAGTCCGGGGCCGCCGGCCGTTTGCCGGGCCGGGTCAGCCCGCGCCGGCTGCGGACCTTCCGTCCGGCCAGGCCGAGTTGGGCCATCAGACGGGCGATGGTGTTCACCGAGACCCGCCAGCCCGCGCGGACCAGGACGAGCCAGACCTTCGGGGAACCGTAGGTGCCGCCGGAGCCCTCGAAGATCCCCGTGATCGCGTCGGCCAACTGTCCGCGCCGGACCTCACGCGCGGTGGTGGGTCTGACGCGCCACTTGTAGAACCAGGACTCCGACACCCCCAGAACCTGGCAGGCCAGACGGTGCGGGACGCGGTGCTCGGTCCTCTGGTTACCGATGAACGCGGCCAGAGTGGCCGGGTCCGTCTCGGTCACTTCACCCAGAGGACCATGCATCGCTTGAGGACATCACGCTCCATCTCCAGCTCGCGTATCCGCTTGTTCTTCTCCGACATCTCCCGCCGCAGCCGCTCCAGCTCGGCGCGCTCGGCCTCGCGCATCCGTCCACCCGGCGCGGGCTCGGCCGGCCGGTCGGACGACGCCGACCCGTTGCGCCGCCACCGCGACACCCAGCTGTGCAGCGTGCCGGAGTGGACGCCGAGCTCCTCGGCGACCTCCGGGATCGACCTGCCCGTCTCGATCACAATGCGTACAGCACCCTCACGAAACTCAGGCGTGTACGTCCGTTGCTTGGACCCCATGAACCCCAACTTCCCCTGCAATCACGGACTCCACGCTACGAGGGGAGGGACACACCCGAACAGCAATAGCCGACAACGTCGTAAAGCGTTCCCTTTGAGGCGGGGTAGGTGCCTGGAGAGGTACCCGCTGGAACCTTCCTGTCCGGGCGGGCCTGTGACGACACTGTGGTGTGGTCCGGTCGTGTGCTGCGGCCGGACCACACCACGAGCACGGGCGGCTTCAACTCCTCCGAAGCTGCGGGGACGATCCGCTCAGGCTGCCGGTTACAGAAGTCTCGCAGTCACTTTCACCCACAACTCTCCCAACGCAGCCGACCGGACAGACATCTCCCTCGGTTGTCCAGCACCGCTAAGGAGGCGAGGAAACAATGGCAGCCAGCCTCGAATCAAACGGCCTGTCCATCAGGGTTACCGTCGATAAGGTCCCTCCCGATGACTCCGACGCCGGAATCTCCGTCAATTTCGACGACGAAAGAGGCCCGGAGGGTGACCATGTAGTCCACGCCGAGGTAACCGAATTCGACGGGATCTACAAGGCCTACGCCCAGTACACCTACCCCGCCTCCGGCACGTACTCCATCGTCGCCACGGGCCTGGAAACCGGCACCCAAGCCACCGCCGAATGCATCGTGGTTGCTACACCTGCCGCCCCGA
Proteins encoded in this window:
- a CDS encoding IS3 family transposase, whose protein sequence is MTETDPATLAAFIGNQRTEHRVPHRLACQVLGVSESWFYKWRVRPTTAREVRRGQLADAITGIFEGSGGTYGSPKVWLVLVRAGWRVSVNTIARLMAQLGLAGRKVRSRRGLTRPGKRPAAPDFVRRDFTADAPDQVWCGDMTEITTGEGKLYLATVIDLFSRRLLGYAMSARHDAELVVASLNMAAATRGGDVKGVIFHSDRGSEYVSWRFRRACRRLGVTQSMGRVGSCFDNAVSEAFNSVLKVEYVHRHTFATRTEARLRIATWTTGFYNTHRLHSVCGYQSPIDYEHDHRTNSTLELVA
- a CDS encoding transposase, whose product is MGSKQRTYTPEFREGAVRIVIETGRSIPEVAEELGVHSGTLHSWVSRWRRNGSASSDRPAEPAPGGRMREAERAELERLRREMSEKNKRIRELEMERDVLKRCMVLWVK